Part of the Falco biarmicus isolate bFalBia1 chromosome 4, bFalBia1.pri, whole genome shotgun sequence genome, GTGATGGatgttctcctcctcctcgttgtcctgctggccatgtgctgtcctgtgcacgGCACATGGGATAGCTGTGGGTAAGTGGCCCGAGGCTCTGGGAGGGACATTGGGCAACCCTTGTGAGCTTCTCTGGAGGGGTCCTGCTTGTCCCCCATGGCCTCCCCAGAGGTTCTTGAAGGCCGTCTGGGAGGCTCAGCTCCCTGACAGCACGCAGGCTGCCGGCACAGCTCATCTACGGGTGAAGCAGAAAGCGGGGAAAGGGGAGTGGGCGCATGCCCCACGGGTTTCCTTGGCCCTTCTGGCCATGACTTGAGGGGAGGGAAGACAGCTGGCCTTCAGCCGGAATGGCACAAGCTTCCATGGAGCTAACCAGAATGGAGTTTCTGGTTACAGAGGCACCTGCGGCCTTCAGCCTGCGGCTTTGAACAACAGTATGTCACACGTCGTGGGTGTCAAAAATGCCCAGCCaggggcctggccctggatcgTCAGCATCCAGGCTCCCTTGGAAGGAGGCATGGCACACATCTGCGGGGGCTCCCTCATCAGCCCACAGTGGGTCCTCACATCAGCCCAGTGCTTCATCGAGGCCAGGTAAGGAGGACCAGGGATCAGGGCTAGCCCCACACACTAGCAAGtgccctgagcacagcagcacGTGATGCTCCCGTCCTGTTGCCTTGCAGTacgcccagtgcctgggcactccGCAGCCACCTGAgaggctgctcaggagaaggctgggctcatgccactgcttcccagcagtcCCCAGTTCGAAATTCCTTGAGCGCAAGGAGCACGTGGTCCGTTTCAACCTCCCTAGTGCTTCTCTCCTCTCTGCCTTgccaagcagaaggcagggcaactgctgtgctgctgcagcatgtgtcTCTGCTCTCTCtgagccctctctccatctgccttccaggaACATCACCATGTGGCAGGTGGTGGTAGGTGCCACCCAGCTGACCCAGCTGGGACCTGAGGCCCAGGTGCGCAACATCAAGCGACTGCTGGTTCACCAGCACTACAGTAATGTCACGCAAAGAAacgacattgccttgctggaactggagcagcctgtccagtgcaacaGCTACGTACAGCTTGCCTGCGTGCCCGATGCCTCGCTGAGAGTCTCGGAGCTGACAGAGTGCTACgtcagtggctggggtgccaggatTGCAAGAGGTGAGCTCCCAAAATGTAGTCACGTTGCGAGTGAaagcttggccagcttggggaGGCAGGTTGCTCTTCCTGACAGCAGAGGCGAAAGCCAGAATCAGGCTGTGGGGACGTATGCCTCTTAGAGAGGGGGGCGTGAGCCACtgacccagagcaaggcagaaaggaaggagcGGTCCAGCGCCTCCCCACATGCAAAGCCAAGCCCCGGGATAGGGCTTCAGTCACgcagggaaggagaactggCAATGAGCTGCTGGatgttcattcctttctgtgctcttcacagaTGGAGGATCGGCgtatgtgctgcaggaggcccaggtccaCCTCATTGATGCCggggtctgtaacagcagcggcTGGTACAGAGGGGCCATCCACACCCACAACATCTGTGCTGGCTATCCGCAGGGTGGCATCgacacctgccaggtaggagcgTGCTACAAGCCAAGCCCCGGCAGCACGGGCAGCCCCGCCACAACCGCCCAAACCTGCACCGTCACGGGCTTTTCCTGGCCACTCACACTCCCATTGCTGTGTCCCCACTGCTGAGGGCCTtaccccccttccccttttgcACGCCTTTGCCCAGGGCCTGCCTGCCTTGTCCCAGAGGCCTGGCACTATGTCCACAAAGCCCACCCAGTGCCCTTGGCAGCCCAGAGCTTCACCATCCCAAACGTGCAACATccttctgcagcacctgcaggacaactgtgctgcagggagagcgAGCCCTGCCTTACAGGCCCACCACCCCCTCCCAGGAAAGCTTCTCCAGAGCTTGGCTGGCCACTAAATACAGCTCTGGAAGTGCCAtgagagggaaggagccagccaCTGGGCTGACGGTGGCCACCCAACAACCCCTTCAtcctctttcctctgctgcagggggacagcggtgggcctCTTGTGTGCCAAGACAAGAGCGCTgactacttctggcttgttggcCTGACCAGCTGGGGGATGGGCTGTGCGAGAGCAAAGAAGCCCGGAGTCTacacctccacccagcacttctacAACTGGATCCTGGAACAGATGGGCCTGCACACAGCAGTAGCGACTACGGCAAGGCCGCAGCCAGCCTTCACCTCCACCCCCGTTCACAGGCCAACACcaacagaagcaggaaggtTTATACCCTGCCCTCTTCCAGTGCAGAAGCTGTGGGATTTCCTTTCTTGGCTGCATGAACTCCTGCAGTACCTAAGCAGGAAATAGGTTTGATCAGCAGGACGGAGAGGatccagggctggctgcagtgcaCCACCACCATTTCCCGCTGGGGCAATGCCTGCTGATGCAAAGGCAGCCTCAGTGTCAaaggcctgctctgtcctgcccgcgCTCCTCTCAACGGAAGAGCTCAGCTGGCTGAGTCCCTGCAATAAagtgtttcagttctgtggcTAACCAGGCGCCAGTCCTCTTCAGTCTCGTGTGCAAGGCCAGGACTTCCACGCCCGGCACCTGCCGGAggaagcaggctgcaggcagacaagtcgggcacaaagggtcacagcaaagggctgaagctctgcctgctcagcaAGAAGGATGAGGGTGCAGTGGAACAAGGGAAGGCAGGTCATTGCGGGGCTCAGGGCCTTGGGGATGGCAGCTGGAAGCACAGACTGCCTTAGGCCCGCTCCTGGTGGGATCCCTGTGTGCATCTGTATGAGGCGCAAGCGAACTTGAACGTGGACTCTCAGGGCCCAGGAAACACAGATCTAGAAAGACCCAAGGCTTGCACCAGGCACTGGTGAGGGAGCCTTGGCTTTGAGCCCCACATATGACATGGACTTAATTTCTAGACTGTTATCTGAGGCATCTACGAACATACTGTGCTTATGAATCCAGGGAGTgaggctgtgtttctgtttcagtagcCTCATCCTCTGGTCTCATGGTTTAATgccggccggcaaccaagcaccacgcagccacctgctcactccccctcatccggagggctggggaggagaatcagaaaggaatgtaaaacttgagggttgagataagagcaatttcataatttaaacagaataaagaggtaagaacatCAGTAATAACAATGATAATAGTAACAATTaggatggaaaggtgggggaaaagggtaaaatccaaaggaaaagggaaaaggagaaaaaacccccaagtgatgcacagtacaactgctcaccacctgctgactgatgcgCAGCCAGTCTCCGAGCAACGATCCCTCCCCAGCTAACCCTCCTACTTtctataccaagcatgacgtcccatggtatggaatacctctttggctggttcagggcagctgacctggctgtgtcccttcccagtctcttgtgctcccccagcactctggctggcaaggcccaagaatccaaaaagtccttgactttagtataaacattacccagcaacaactaagaaCATCAGTGTggctatcaacattgttctcacatcacaggcaaaacacagcactgtactagccactaagaagaaaattaactctatcccagctgaaaccaggacatgtgGAAACCCAGGAAAGGCCTGGACTGCATTCACATGGGTGTAAGCAGTGGCTACATCTGCAGGGATACTTGTCAAGGTATTGCTTTGTCTGTGTCAATCTGTTTTGCCCTTCACATTCATTGTGGCActctctctgtgtgtatgtgcgtgTCTGGCTCTTTGGAACGCAGCTGCACGCACGTGGGAAGATCCATTTAGGCTGGCATaggagcagccccccaggtgCCCACCTCATTCAGATCAACCAGACCTGAAAGGAGAAATCCCACAGTGTTCAGAAGCctgctggctctggctgctccGTAACGGAGTGGGCAAGGAAACCCAAAGCAACTCTGCAGCAGAGATCACcgggtgggcagggaggcagctctgaCTGCCCCACAAACAAAGCAGCGAAAGCCATTTATCCTCGCATCCTCTTCCTGAGCTTTCCCCAACACCATTCTTTTACCTTCAGCAAAAATCTCTCCCTATTACCAGCAACACTGCCCTGAAACCAGAAATTGCACATCCTCTTCTTCATTCTCCCCTTTCAGACTCCTTTTCCCAACACTACAAGCAGAACAACATCAAGGCAATTAATAATTATCTTCCCCTCCATCATTATCAATACATTGCCATCAAGTATCATGAGTGTCTATTTACTTCTTGTTCCATGATTGTTTCTCAAggccaaaaaaccaaacccacttaTGGGACTTCTTCCCATTGTCCTTTGCATGTACCAAAAGAACATGAACTGCCATGCTGTATTGGAGATTATGCTTCCCTTCCTAGGCCATTTCTCTTGATCACCTAAGGTATACAAGGGCCACCAGTGATGACAATATTCGGCCCATTTTGTCTGAGTGGGGGGGTCACCCCAAAACGTGCACCAGCATCTTAATAAACAACCCAAAAGAACTCTGAAGAACCAACTCCCTCTAGCAGAATGACCAGATCCCGTGTGTACTGCGGCGAATTAAGAGACGcgacgcagcttgatgcaagcaaatgtcgatttattgtacacaatcacgagtttatatatgttttcagaagctgcgtgctttaaacagattggttctttaagctaagaaTTACgtactaggcaatccctgattggtggttaactgccatcaattaacagcaaggtgttatctttccttggcaccatccttggcgccatccgtctcccactcccctgtgctctgtaaacatgcctcatcatgttaattgttgtctagacaagcttgagcacattcccctcagtTAACTGATggccacgcatggtcctagtttccagcccgctcctgcagtgTACAAAGTTTCAAAATCACAAACACTCAATACCTAAACCAGACCCTGCAAACAAAACTGGACAGAGGCAAAATCCAGCAAACAAAATCCAACAAAGTTTCACATGAGCGTGAGGCAAAATCTGGGCTCTGGGCATCCGCGTAACAGCATATGGATTGGACAATTGTGCACTTCAAATATCCCGGGGGGACTCTGACCCACCAGGGGGACTTCAACCCGCAATGCGATATGACTTCTTTGTAAGCAACCTCAGTGTTTATGACCATGTCGCTGTTATCCCAGAGAGCTGTCACGGAGATTCACCTGGCCAGGGAATCTCAGAACCCTGGCAAAACTACTCCCGTGCGTGCTTGCGGTGGTCATGATTTCTCTGGTCTGTCGAGATTCTGGAAAGCGGGTCCCGTTTGGTCACCATGTTCTGTTACCGAAAATCATAACCAAGAAAGCTCTCTGAGCCAAAGGACAGTTTAGGAAGCTGACAGTGGTTTATTGCCATGCTGGATGCACGGTGGATTTTTCCTCCTAACCCACACACCAAGTTCTCGAGGGTACACA contains:
- the LOC130147609 gene encoding acrosin-like translates to MSHVVGVKNAQPGAWPWIVSIQAPLEGGMAHICGGSLISPQWVLTSAQCFIEARNITMWQVVVGATQLTQLGPEAQVRNIKRLLVHQHYSNVTQRNDIALLELEQPVQCNSYVQLACVPDASLRVSELTECYVSGWGARIARDGGSAYVLQEAQVHLIDAGVCNSSGWYRGAIHTHNICAGYPQGGIDTCQGDSGGPLVCQDKSADYFWLVGLTSWGMGCARAKKPGVYTSTQHFYNWILEQMGLHTAVATTARPQPAFTSTPVHRPTPTEAGRFIPCPLPVQKLWDFLSWLHELLQYLSRK